Proteins from one Ochotona princeps isolate mOchPri1 chromosome Y, mOchPri1.hap1, whole genome shotgun sequence genomic window:
- the LOC131478736 gene encoding proline and serine-rich protein 1-like gives MKAFHPPDFKRKFGPFHWPEQVSAALPAPQPSTPSPAVSRTPSLPPAPVTASHSTASAPVPSVFSSLVPLPGSSATPTPAPQVTSAPRATLTSSETFTSTSAPFTSLSFSANSTATSTSNPNSSLSSVFAGLPLPLTPTSQGVSNPTPTIAGGSAPSGTGPLGVNSPLLSALKGFLTSNDSSLMNPSALSSTVTSGLVSMSSRTNASSGAAASAPNKCYAPSAMPAPQRSSIQGLAMFPSLSSPAASSTSAAPTLPVHSLLATPASSASVPVNCGSSATLLHGPHLGPSELHLPSTPAVTTIPVMIKTEPTSPTPSAFKGPSHPMNPTHGTLGLSGTLGRAYPSTSVPISLSSCLNLTLSGLSTLSAPLNGSNPLSSISLPPHGSSAPIAPVFTALLPFTSLTNNFPLTGNPSLTPSASLPGSLIGASSAPASSASAPHPCSTAAVLSGLSVAAPASAAAFPLNLSTAVPSLFSVTQGPLSSSNPSYHGFSVSSAPSVTPALPSFPGLQAPSTVAAVTPLPVASTAPSPSPVLPGFASVFSSNFNSALIAQAGLSSGLQAAGSSVFPGLLSLPGITGLSQNPSQSSLQELQHNAAAQSALLQQVHSAAALETYPTQPEGFPNYPSTPGTPFSLQTGLSQSGWQ, from the exons ATGAAAGCATTCCATCCTCCAGACTTTAAGAGGAAATTTGGTCCATTTCATTGGCCA GAACAGGTCTCCGCAGCTCTTCCTGCTCCTCAGCCATCAACACCAAGCCCTGCAGTGAGCCGAACCCCCTCACTGCCTCCTGCACCTGTTACtgccagccacagcacagcatctGCTCCTGTTCCTTCTGTTTTTTCCAGCCTAGTGCCACTGCCAGGGTcttctgccacccccaccccagccccacaagTCACATCTGCACCTCGGGCTACTCTTACTTCCAGTGAAACTTTTACTTCCACGTCTGCTCCCTTCACTAGCCTCTCCTTTTCAGCCAACTCCACTGCCACTTCTACCAGCAATCCCAACTCTTCATTGTCATCAGTGTTTGCAGGTCTCCCTTTGCCTTTAACACCAACATCCCAAGGTGTATCCAACCCAACTCCCACCATTGCTGGCGGTTCCGCTCCCAGTGGTACTGGTCCGCTTGGTGTAAACAGTCCTCTCCTGTCTGCTTTAAAAGGCTTTTTGACATCAAATGACTCCAGCTTAATGAACCCCTCTGCTTTATCCTCTACCGTGACAAGTGGGCTGGTTTCAATGTCTTCTCGTACTAATGCCAGCTCTGGTGCTGCTGCCTCAGCCCCTAACAAGTGCTATGCCCCCTCCGCCATGCCTGCTCcccagaggtcttccattcaagGGTTGGCCATGTTCCCAAGCCTGTCGTCTCCTGCAGCTAGCTCCACTTCCGCTGCCCCTACTTTGCCTGTCCATTCTCTATTGGCTACTCCTGCATCTTCAGCATCTGTCCCAGTGAACTGCGGTTCCTCTGCCACCCTTTTACATGGTCCCCACTTAGGTCCCTCAGAACTACACCTTCCATCCACACCTGCTGTCACCACAATCCCAGTTATGATCAAAACTGAGCCCACGAGTCCTACTCCCTCGGCCTTCAAAGGCCCGTCTCATCCCATGAACCCCACTCATGGCACTTTAGGTTTGTCAGGGACCTTGGGCCGTGCGTACCCTTCGACATCAGTGCCCATCAGTCTGTCCTCTTGCCTTAACCTCACATTATCAGGGCTCTCCACTTTGAGTGCTCCTTTAAATGGTTCCAACCCCCTCTCCTCCATTTCTCTCCCACCACACGGTTCCTCTGCTCCTATTGCTCCAGTGTTTACTGCTCTTCTACCATTCACTTCTTTAACCAATAATTTTCCTTTAACTGGTAACCCATCTCTTACCCCATCAGCGTCTCTTCCTGGGTCACTAATAGGTGCCTCATCAGCCCCTGCCTCCTCCGCCTCTGCCCCTCATCCCTGCTCTACAGCAGCTGTGCTCTCGGGGCTTTCtgttgcagcaccagcatcgGCAGCTGCTTTCCCCCTCAACTTGTCCACTGCTGTCCCCTCACTCTTTTCAGTCACCCAAGGGCCTCTGTCATCTTCAAACCCCTCCTACCATGGTTTTTCTGTCTCTAGTGCCCCAAGTGTCACCCCAGCCCTCCCTTCGTTCCCTGGGCTGCAGGCACCCTCCACGGTTGCAGCTGTCACCCCATTACCTGTTGCTTCCACTGCGCCAtccccatcccctgtcctccCAGGATTCGCTTCCGTGTTCAGTTCCAATTTCAACTCTGCGCTCATTGCACAAGCTGGTTTATCGTCTGGACTTCAAGCTGCAGGcagttctgttttcccaggccttctGTCCCTCCCAGGAATCACTGGGTTATCCCAGAATCCTTCACAGTCATCCTTGCAAGAGTTACAGCACAATGCTGCAGCACAGTCAGCATTGCTACAGCAGGTGCACTCTGCCGCGGCCCTAGAGACCTATCCCACTCAGCCCGAGGGCTTCCCGAATTACCCGTCCACACCCGGAACACCGTTTTCTTTACAAACAGGCCTGTCCCAAAGTGGGTGGCAgtga